In Dolichospermum flos-aquae CCAP 1403/13F, the following proteins share a genomic window:
- a CDS encoding LOG family protein: MTSEASFSSLDSLQADIAELIDRLPTLKHRQFIQQSLTTILRLADSDIERLDWKILSAALADMECGFQLFYNYRHVRKITIFGSARLAPDTPAYQMALQFSRAVSALGFMIMTGGGGGIMQAGQEGAGRENSFGLNIQLPFEQQANPIIEGDAKLINFKYFFTRKLFLLKESDAVALFPGGFGTQDEAFECMTLSQTGKFGPVPLVLIDQPGGDYWRSWSQYIDEKLVKTGLVSPDDPSLYTITDNLEVACNAITGFYRVYHSSRYVGDKLVIRLQEDLSDAQVELLNTQFRDILLTGKIVKSQALPQEEQDETSNLPRLVLNFNQRDLGRLYQMIGVINQVGVPTPEELAHPERK, from the coding sequence ATGACCTCTGAAGCGTCCTTTTCTTCATTAGATTCTCTTCAAGCAGATATTGCGGAATTAATAGACCGTTTACCGACACTAAAACATCGGCAATTTATTCAGCAATCACTCACCACAATTCTGCGTCTTGCTGATAGTGATATTGAACGTCTTGATTGGAAAATATTATCTGCTGCTTTAGCAGATATGGAATGTGGTTTCCAGTTATTTTATAACTACCGTCATGTGCGGAAAATTACTATTTTTGGTTCAGCGCGTCTAGCACCAGATACACCAGCATATCAAATGGCTCTGCAATTTAGTCGGGCTGTTTCCGCGCTAGGATTTATGATTATGACAGGTGGTGGTGGTGGGATTATGCAAGCTGGTCAAGAAGGCGCTGGGAGGGAAAATTCCTTTGGTTTAAATATTCAGTTACCTTTTGAGCAACAAGCTAACCCAATTATTGAAGGTGATGCTAAACTAATTAATTTTAAATACTTCTTTACTCGCAAGTTATTTCTTCTGAAAGAAAGTGATGCTGTGGCTTTGTTTCCTGGTGGTTTTGGCACTCAAGATGAGGCTTTTGAATGTATGACATTGAGCCAAACAGGTAAATTTGGTCCAGTTCCTTTGGTGTTAATTGATCAACCAGGGGGTGATTATTGGCGTTCTTGGAGTCAATATATTGATGAGAAATTGGTAAAAACAGGGCTTGTTAGTCCAGATGATCCGAGTTTGTACACTATTACAGATAATCTTGAAGTTGCCTGTAATGCTATTACTGGATTTTACCGAGTTTATCATTCTAGTCGTTATGTTGGTGACAAGTTGGTGATCCGGTTGCAAGAAGATTTATCCGATGCTCAAGTAGAATTACTTAATACTCAGTTCCGTGATATTTTGCTGACAGGTAAAATTGTGAAAAGCCAAGCATTACCACAGGAAGAACAAGATGAAACATCTAATTTGCCTCGGTTAGTTTTAAATTTTAATCAACGAGATTTAGGGCGTTTATATCAAATGATTGGGGTAATTAATCAGGTGGGTGTTCCCACTCCAGAGGAATTGGCACATCCAGAAAGGAAGTAA
- a CDS encoding ferredoxin:protochlorophyllide reductase (ATP-dependent) subunit N codes for MALEPCTEVPIQTYSPKAIADIPVLKERGQREVFCGLTGIVWLHRKMQDAFFLVVGSRTCAHLIQSAAGVMIFAEPRFGTAILGERDLAGLADANDELDRVVDQLLERRPDIGTLFLVGSCPSEVIKLDLAKAAERLNQRFFPKVRILNYSGSGIETTFTQGEDACLGSMVPVLPHSDEPSLMVVGSLADVVEDQFQRLFDKMGMGPVYFFPPRRAADLPPIGKGTKLLLAQPFLSDTVRSLISRGGTLLPSPYPFGIEGTTAWLKTAADAFNVDPDKFEQAIAPAASRGKVALDRYRQTLTGRKAFLFPDSQLEIPLARFLSRECGMELVEVGTPYIDRLLMDSEINLLPVGTALSEGQDVEKQLDRCREAKPDITVCGLGLANPLEAEGMATKWSIELVFSPIHGYDQAADLAELFARPLERRRRLTV; via the coding sequence ATGGCTCTAGAGCCTTGCACGGAAGTTCCTATTCAAACATATAGTCCCAAAGCTATCGCTGATATCCCCGTACTCAAAGAACGAGGACAGAGAGAGGTATTTTGTGGCTTGACAGGTATTGTCTGGCTGCACCGCAAAATGCAGGATGCTTTTTTTCTGGTGGTGGGATCGCGTACCTGCGCCCATTTGATCCAATCTGCGGCTGGCGTAATGATTTTTGCGGAGCCAAGATTTGGTACAGCCATTCTCGGTGAACGGGATTTGGCAGGACTCGCGGATGCTAATGACGAATTAGACCGTGTTGTTGATCAGTTACTAGAGCGCCGCCCTGACATTGGCACATTATTTTTAGTGGGATCATGTCCCTCTGAAGTAATTAAGCTCGATCTTGCCAAAGCTGCGGAACGACTCAACCAGAGATTTTTTCCTAAAGTTCGGATTCTTAATTATTCAGGTAGTGGCATCGAAACCACCTTTACCCAAGGCGAAGATGCCTGTTTGGGATCGATGGTTCCCGTACTGCCCCACAGCGATGAACCAAGCCTGATGGTGGTTGGTAGCCTCGCAGATGTAGTAGAAGACCAATTCCAAAGGCTATTTGACAAAATGGGGATGGGTCCCGTTTATTTCTTCCCGCCGCGCCGTGCTGCTGATTTGCCCCCCATCGGTAAAGGTACGAAATTATTATTAGCCCAACCATTTTTAAGCGATACCGTGCGATCGCTGATTTCGCGTGGTGGGACATTATTACCATCGCCCTATCCTTTTGGGATCGAAGGGACGACTGCTTGGTTAAAAACCGCCGCCGATGCTTTCAATGTTGATCCCGATAAATTTGAACAGGCCATCGCCCCCGCCGCTAGTCGTGGCAAAGTTGCCTTAGACCGCTATCGTCAAACCCTGACAGGTCGCAAGGCTTTCCTATTTCCCGACTCACAATTAGAAATACCTTTAGCCCGTTTCTTATCGAGAGAATGTGGCATGGAGCTAGTCGAAGTTGGCACACCTTATATCGATCGCCTATTGATGGACAGCGAAATTAACCTGTTGCCAGTTGGGACAGCTTTATCAGAAGGTCAGGATGTGGAAAAGCAACTTGATCGCTGTCGTGAGGCGAAACCCGATATCACAGTCTGTGGGCTTGGCTTAGCCAATCCTCTCGAAGCTGAAGGGATGGCGACAAAATGGTCAATCGAGTTGGTATTTTCACCGATTCACGGTTACGACCAAGCCGCCGATTTAGCCGAGTTGTTTGCGCGTCCGCTTGAGAGACGTAGAAGATTAACAGTCTAA
- the bchL gene encoding ferredoxin:protochlorophyllide reductase (ATP-dependent) iron-sulfur ATP-binding protein encodes MAVLTSHPPSVTKCEESEGSVQVFQDPSMVIEGALVIAVYGKGGIGKSTTSSNLSAAFSHLGKRVLQIGCDPKHDSTFTLTKRMVPTVIDVLETVDFHSEELQTDDFMFEGYNGVMCIEAGGPPAGTGCGGYVTGQTVKLLKEHHLLEDTDVVIFDVLGDVVCGGFAAPLQHAHYCLIVTANDFDSIFAMNRIVAAIQSKAKNYRVRLGGIIANRSEGTDQIDKFNDRVGLKTLAHFRTVDAIRRSRLKKCTVFEMEPDPEVLEVQQEYLKLAKGMLEDATPLYAQPLKDREIFDLLGFD; translated from the coding sequence TTGGCAGTTTTAACATCACATCCACCATCAGTTACCAAATGCGAAGAATCAGAAGGTAGCGTTCAGGTATTCCAAGATCCATCAATGGTAATTGAAGGTGCTTTAGTTATCGCCGTTTATGGCAAAGGCGGTATCGGTAAATCGACAACATCCTCCAATCTATCCGCAGCATTCTCGCACCTCGGTAAACGGGTATTGCAAATTGGTTGCGATCCTAAGCATGACAGCACCTTTACACTCACCAAAAGAATGGTTCCCACGGTCATCGATGTTCTCGAAACCGTTGACTTCCATTCCGAAGAGTTGCAAACCGATGACTTCATGTTTGAAGGTTATAACGGCGTAATGTGCATTGAAGCTGGTGGACCTCCCGCAGGTACTGGCTGTGGTGGCTATGTCACAGGTCAAACCGTGAAGCTGCTCAAAGAACATCACTTGCTCGAAGACACCGATGTTGTGATTTTCGATGTACTTGGCGACGTGGTTTGTGGTGGCTTTGCGGCTCCTTTGCAACATGCTCATTACTGCTTGATCGTTACTGCTAACGATTTTGACTCGATCTTCGCCATGAATCGCATTGTCGCCGCCATCCAATCGAAGGCGAAAAACTATCGCGTTCGCCTCGGTGGCATCATCGCTAACCGTAGCGAAGGAACCGATCAAATTGACAAATTTAACGATCGCGTTGGCTTGAAAACCTTGGCGCATTTCCGCACTGTTGACGCAATTCGCCGCAGTCGTTTGAAAAAATGTACTGTGTTTGAAATGGAGCCTGATCCTGAGGTTCTGGAAGTACAGCAAGAATATCTCAAGCTGGCGAAAGGGATGCTTGAAGATGCGACACCCTTGTATGCTCAACCCCTCAAGGATCGCGAAATTTTTGATCTACTAGGTTTTGACTAA
- the bchB gene encoding ferredoxin:protochlorophyllide reductase (ATP-dependent) subunit B, which yields MELTLWTYEGPPHVGAMRIATAMEGVHYVLHAPQGDTYADLLFTMIERRDRRPPVTYTTFQARDLGGDTAEMVKTSVRDAYDRFKPQVMLVGESCTAELIQDQPGSLAKSMGLPIPVVSLELPAYSKKENWGASETLYHLVRTLLLPVVPPPNTPRPKRDPQIRPQANIIGPTALGFRCRDDIREVVKLLAEIGVDVNVIAPMGSTPDDLKRIPDADFNICLYPEIALTTCTWLTRSFGQPVIKTVPIGVSATRDFIAEIGKVADIDVSDALARSQSDTLGNWDAARISTAANPNASRLPWYSRSVDSTYLTGKRVFIFGDATHALAAARIATEELGFTLVGIGTYSREFAREVREVAKKHGLEAVISDDYLAVEAKVAEAAPELVLGTQMERHIAKRLGIPCAVISAPIHVQDVPARYSPQMGWEGANVIFDSWVHPLMMGLEEHLIGMFKEDFEFAEGHMSHLHTAPSQESRALESRSPEQAIASISNLTNTLSNNSDQVILTPLAEALEGVTWSADGEAELKKIPFFVRGKIKRNTEKFASDRGITSITSETLYEAKAAIGK from the coding sequence ATGGAACTAACTCTCTGGACTTACGAAGGTCCTCCCCATGTCGGGGCAATGCGAATCGCGACAGCAATGGAAGGAGTACATTATGTGCTTCATGCGCCCCAGGGCGACACCTATGCTGACTTACTATTTACGATGATCGAAAGACGCGATCGCCGGCCGCCTGTCACCTATACGACTTTTCAGGCTCGCGATCTTGGCGGTGACACTGCCGAAATGGTTAAGACTTCGGTTCGCGACGCTTACGATCGCTTTAAGCCCCAAGTAATGCTAGTTGGTGAAAGCTGTACTGCCGAACTGATTCAAGATCAACCAGGCTCATTAGCAAAGAGCATGGGATTGCCGATCCCCGTCGTGAGTTTGGAATTACCTGCCTATTCCAAAAAGGAAAATTGGGGCGCTAGTGAAACGCTGTATCACCTAGTCCGCACGCTACTATTACCTGTGGTTCCGCCACCGAATACACCAAGACCTAAACGCGATCCCCAGATTCGTCCTCAAGCGAACATCATTGGTCCCACAGCGCTAGGATTTCGTTGTCGTGACGATATTCGCGAAGTCGTGAAGTTACTTGCTGAGATCGGCGTAGATGTAAATGTGATCGCCCCGATGGGATCGACTCCCGATGACTTGAAGCGGATTCCTGATGCGGATTTTAATATTTGCCTCTATCCCGAAATTGCCCTGACAACTTGTACTTGGCTCACCCGTAGTTTCGGACAGCCTGTGATCAAGACCGTTCCCATTGGTGTCAGTGCAACCCGTGATTTCATTGCCGAAATTGGCAAGGTTGCGGACATTGATGTGAGTGACGCTCTAGCACGATCGCAGTCTGACACGTTGGGAAACTGGGATGCAGCGCGTATTTCTACTGCCGCTAATCCTAATGCTTCTCGACTTCCTTGGTATTCGCGATCAGTTGACTCTACCTATTTAACAGGTAAGCGCGTTTTCATCTTTGGTGATGCCACCCACGCTCTCGCCGCCGCCAGAATTGCTACGGAAGAATTAGGCTTTACCCTTGTCGGGATTGGAACCTATAGCCGTGAATTTGCGCGGGAAGTCCGCGAAGTTGCCAAGAAACATGGACTCGAAGCCGTGATTAGTGATGACTATTTAGCTGTCGAAGCCAAGGTTGCCGAAGCTGCTCCAGAACTAGTGCTTGGCACTCAGATGGAACGACATATTGCCAAACGCTTGGGTATCCCTTGCGCGGTAATTTCTGCACCGATTCACGTTCAAGATGTGCCTGCGCGTTACTCACCCCAAATGGGTTGGGAAGGTGCGAATGTGATTTTTGATAGCTGGGTACATCCCTTGATGATGGGTCTGGAAGAACATTTAATTGGTATGTTCAAGGAAGATTTCGAGTTTGCCGAAGGTCACATGAGCCATCTGCATACTGCCCCATCGCAAGAATCACGCGCCCTAGAGTCCAGATCTCCCGAACAGGCGATCGCCTCTATCAGTAATCTCACCAATACTCTCTCCAATAATTCCGATCAAGTTATTCTCACGCCCCTAGCGGAAGCACTGGAAGGAGTCACTTGGAGTGCTGATGGTGAAGCCGAGCTAAAGAAAATCCCCTTCTTTGTCCGCGGCAAAATCAAGCGCAATACCGAGAAATTTGCAAGCGATCGCGGGATCACCTCGATTACTTCAGAAACTCTCTACGAAGCAAAAGCAGCGATCGGCAAGTAA
- the arsS gene encoding arsenosugar biosynthesis radical SAM (seleno)protein ArsS (Some members of this family are selenoproteins.), with translation MITPFFQKLNSPLTKKQINVLQINLGKRCNLACNHCHVEASPKRTEELTLETCQQLIDLIGKFPEIKIVDLTGGAPEMNYGFKPLVEAAIKAGKQVIVRSNLTIYFVEGFEYLPDFFAQHQVRIVASLPCYLADNVDKMRGNGVFDQSIKALQWLNKIGYGQNPNLVLDLVYNPPLPNSENFSLTPEQENLEKAYKTFLAENFDIRFNHLFTITNIPVGRTKFYLERKQLYFSYLHFLESHFNPNTIDGLMCREQLSVDYLGNIYDCDFNQMMNLPAKTSNGEKLTVSELLEIGSLDIINEIQTAEYCYGCTAGCGSSCGGAIV, from the coding sequence ATGATTACACCTTTTTTTCAAAAGCTAAATTCACCTTTAACAAAAAAGCAAATTAACGTTTTACAAATTAATTTGGGAAAGCGTTGTAATTTAGCTTGTAACCATTGCCATGTAGAAGCTAGTCCTAAAAGGACTGAAGAACTAACACTGGAAACCTGTCAACAGTTAATTGATTTAATTGGGAAATTTCCCGAAATCAAAATTGTTGATTTGACTGGTGGCGCACCAGAAATGAATTATGGTTTTAAGCCATTGGTAGAAGCTGCTATAAAGGCAGGTAAACAGGTAATTGTGAGATCAAACTTAACAATCTATTTTGTGGAGGGATTTGAATATTTACCAGATTTTTTTGCTCAACATCAAGTTAGAATTGTGGCTTCTCTTCCCTGTTATTTAGCAGATAATGTGGATAAAATGCGGGGAAATGGTGTTTTTGATCAATCCATTAAAGCTTTGCAATGGTTGAATAAAATTGGTTATGGTCAAAACCCAAATTTAGTTTTAGATTTGGTGTACAATCCTCCATTACCAAATAGTGAAAATTTTTCTTTAACTCCCGAACAGGAAAATTTAGAAAAGGCTTATAAAACCTTTTTGGCAGAAAATTTTGATATTCGATTTAATCATCTTTTCACCATTACTAATATACCTGTAGGGAGAACCAAGTTTTATTTAGAAAGAAAACAGCTTTATTTTAGCTATTTGCATTTTTTAGAGTCTCACTTTAACCCCAACACAATTGATGGTTTAATGTGTCGTGAGCAACTTTCTGTTGATTACTTAGGGAATATTTATGATTGTGACTTTAATCAAATGATGAATTTACCTGCAAAAACTAGCAATGGTGAAAAGTTGACGGTGAGCGAATTATTAGAAATTGGTAGTTTAGATATAATTAATGAAATCCAAACTGCTGAATATTGCTATGGTTGTACTGCGGGGTGTGGTTCTAGTTGTGGTGGTGCTATAGTATAA
- a CDS encoding RNA-guided endonuclease InsQ/TnpB family protein gives MLVFEFKAYGKSAQIKAVGDAIRTAQFIRNSCIRLWIDVKNTGKNDLNKYCAVLAAKFPFANELNSMARQASAERAWFSISRFYDNCKKGVFDKKGFPQFQKDCRSVEYKTSGWKLTDDRKFITFTDKKGIGRLKLKGTRDLHFYQINQIKRVRLVKRADGIYVQFCINVNRQEDIALSGNTIGLDVGLKEYYTDSEGVMIENPKFLRIGEKVLKRSQRRVSRKVKGSKNRGKARQILGKRHLKISRQRKDHAVKLARCVVQSNDLIAYEDLRIKNLVKNHCLAKSINDASWYQFRVWLEYFGQVFKKLTVAVNPQYTSQECSSCSEIVKKTLSTRTHVCRCGCVMDRDENAARNILRRGLGTVGHTETFMLDMSNALGDESSTQVGVILSEQVMSLIKESQRL, from the coding sequence ATGCTTGTTTTTGAGTTTAAAGCTTACGGGAAGTCAGCGCAAATAAAAGCAGTAGGTGATGCAATTCGGACTGCACAGTTTATTCGCAATAGCTGTATTCGGCTATGGATAGATGTGAAAAACACAGGCAAAAATGATTTAAACAAATATTGTGCCGTACTTGCTGCTAAATTCCCCTTTGCAAATGAACTCAATTCAATGGCAAGACAAGCCAGTGCAGAACGAGCATGGTTTTCTATCTCTCGGTTTTATGATAATTGCAAAAAAGGGGTTTTCGATAAAAAGGGCTTTCCTCAATTCCAGAAAGATTGTCGTTCTGTCGAATACAAAACTTCTGGCTGGAAACTAACCGATGACCGTAAGTTTATCACCTTCACCGATAAAAAAGGGATTGGGCGATTAAAACTTAAAGGAACTCGTGATCTGCATTTTTACCAAATTAACCAAATTAAACGGGTAAGATTGGTAAAACGTGCGGACGGTATTTATGTTCAATTTTGTATTAATGTCAACCGTCAAGAAGATATAGCACTATCAGGAAATACAATTGGGTTGGATGTAGGTTTGAAAGAATACTACACCGATTCTGAGGGCGTAATGATTGAGAATCCCAAATTTCTCCGGATTGGAGAAAAGGTTCTTAAACGTTCGCAACGTCGTGTTTCCAGAAAGGTAAAAGGTTCAAAAAATAGGGGCAAAGCTAGACAGATTTTAGGAAAACGCCATCTCAAAATAAGTAGGCAACGTAAAGACCATGCTGTGAAGTTAGCACGGTGCGTAGTTCAGTCTAACGACTTGATAGCTTATGAAGATTTGAGAATTAAAAATTTGGTGAAAAATCATTGTTTAGCTAAGTCTATTAACGACGCATCTTGGTATCAGTTTCGTGTCTGGCTGGAATACTTTGGTCAGGTGTTCAAGAAGCTCACAGTTGCGGTTAATCCGCAATACACGAGCCAAGAATGCTCTAGTTGCAGTGAAATTGTGAAGAAAACTCTATCTACTCGCACCCACGTTTGTCGGTGTGGTTGTGTCATGGATAGAGATGAAAATGCAGCTAGAAATATCCTTCGTCGGGGATTGGGTACGGTAGGGCATACCGAAACCTTCATGCTAGACATGAGTAACGCTTTAGGAGATGAGTCCTCTACTCAGGTTGGAGTAATCCTGTCTGAGCAAGTCATGTCTTTGATCAAAGAATCTCAGCGGCTTTAG
- a CDS encoding YdcF family protein, with protein sequence MACLLPLFIWWGCKAVQNQFVQPQAILVLGGSTRLLEREKFTAKLAHQYPNIPIWISGGSPPQHTKKIFANAGIEPRRLNLDYEAVDTVTNFTTIVDELQSRGIKSVYLITSDFHMRRACIVGEIVLGSRGMNFKPLSVPSANSPEPIEKSLRDGARAVIWVATGYTGANYANKNKP encoded by the coding sequence ATGGCCTGTCTCCTCCCCTTATTCATCTGGTGGGGGTGCAAGGCAGTACAAAACCAATTTGTACAACCACAAGCAATATTAGTTTTAGGCGGTTCTACTCGCTTACTAGAAAGAGAAAAGTTTACAGCCAAGTTAGCCCACCAATATCCCAATATACCCATTTGGATTTCTGGGGGCAGTCCACCTCAGCATACTAAAAAAATATTTGCTAATGCAGGAATTGAGCCCCGACGTTTAAACTTGGACTATGAAGCTGTAGACACGGTTACTAATTTTACTACCATAGTGGATGAATTGCAATCTCGTGGCATCAAAAGTGTTTATTTAATTACATCTGACTTTCATATGCGTCGTGCTTGCATCGTTGGTGAAATTGTTTTAGGTAGTCGAGGCATGAATTTTAAACCCCTATCAGTTCCTTCAGCAAATTCACCAGAACCGATTGAAAAATCTCTTAGGGATGGTGCTAGGGCAGTTATTTGGGTAGCCACAGGTTATACAGGTGCTAATTATGCTAATAAAAATAAACCCTAG
- a CDS encoding GuaB3 family IMP dehydrogenase-related protein encodes MEIQLGRGKVARRAYGIDEIALVPGNRTLDPSLTDTKWKIGNIEREIPIIASAMDGVVDVKTAVRLSQLGALGVINLEGIQTRYADPEPILDRIASVGKEEFVSLMQELYAEPIKPELIEKRIQEIKQQGGIAAVSTTPAGASKYGEIVAKAGADLFFIQATVVSTNHLSPESITPLDLAEFCRSMPIPVALGNCVTYEVTLELMKAGAAAVLVGIGPGAACTSRGVLGVGVPQATAVADCTAARDDYYRETGKYIPIIADGGLITGGDICKCIVCGADAVMIGSPFARAAQAPGRGYHWGMATPSPILPRGTRIRVGTTGTLEQILTGPAGLDDGTHNLLGALKTSMGTLGAKNIKEMQQVEVVIAPSLLTEGKVYQKAQQLGMGK; translated from the coding sequence GTGGAAATTCAACTTGGGCGGGGAAAAGTGGCGCGTCGAGCCTATGGAATTGATGAAATTGCTTTAGTCCCTGGTAACAGAACTCTCGATCCGAGTTTAACTGATACCAAGTGGAAAATTGGCAATATTGAGCGAGAAATCCCCATTATTGCCAGTGCAATGGATGGTGTCGTTGATGTAAAAACGGCTGTTCGCTTGTCCCAATTGGGGGCATTGGGAGTAATTAATTTAGAGGGTATCCAAACTCGCTATGCCGACCCCGAACCGATTTTAGATCGGATTGCCTCCGTCGGCAAAGAAGAATTTGTCAGTCTGATGCAAGAATTGTATGCTGAACCAATAAAGCCGGAATTAATTGAAAAACGTATTCAGGAAATTAAACAACAAGGCGGTATTGCGGCAGTTAGCACAACTCCAGCTGGGGCAAGCAAATATGGTGAAATTGTAGCTAAAGCTGGAGCAGATTTATTTTTTATCCAAGCTACAGTAGTTTCTACTAATCACCTATCACCAGAATCTATCACTCCCCTTGATTTAGCGGAGTTTTGTCGTTCTATGCCCATCCCTGTGGCATTAGGAAATTGCGTCACCTATGAAGTCACCTTGGAGTTGATGAAAGCTGGTGCAGCCGCGGTTTTAGTGGGTATTGGACCTGGTGCTGCTTGTACTTCTCGTGGAGTGCTGGGTGTGGGCGTACCCCAAGCTACAGCCGTCGCTGATTGTACGGCCGCTAGAGACGATTATTATCGGGAAACTGGGAAATATATCCCTATCATCGCTGACGGTGGTTTAATCACCGGAGGAGACATCTGTAAATGTATCGTCTGTGGTGCTGACGCTGTGATGATTGGCTCTCCATTTGCCAGAGCCGCCCAAGCCCCTGGGCGTGGTTATCACTGGGGTATGGCAACTCCCAGCCCGATATTACCGCGAGGGACTCGGATTCGCGTAGGTACAACTGGAACTCTAGAACAAATACTCACAGGTCCAGCCGGCTTGGATGATGGTACTCATAATCTTTTAGGAGCTTTAAAGACCAGTATGGGAACTTTAGGCGCTAAAAACATTAAGGAAATGCAGCAAGTTGAAGTTGTCATTGCTCCTTCTCTACTGACCGAAGGTAAGGTTTACCAAAAAGCCCAACAGTTAGGTATGGGTAAATAA
- a CDS encoding D-alanyl-D-alanine carboxypeptidase translates to MLELLGSGLFSLWLEMAKVPIQPLEALSVLAWQGSSNLILVPDPSPAGAITVQEYLKSLITSKLIDQTLMSSQGIWLQSGPMLMANHQGTVPLPAASLTKVATSLVALKAWGPNHQFETLVSSTGPLVNGVVQGDLVITGSGDPMFVGEEAIALGNTLNKIGIKQVKGNLVITGAFAMNFQRHPLLAGQLLKQALNHQTWSRSVVFQYSIMPKGTPKPQVIIAGNIKVDPQPKVGQTLLVRHLSLPLQKIIKEMNVFSNNDIAEMLADSVGGADVVSTTASQLARFPQSEILLINGSGLGKENRISPRGVCAMFMALQREASSYQLTLADLFPTSGLDHRGTIHSRHMPKATVMKTGTLNDVSALAGVVPTRDRGLVWFTIINRGGNVSAFRTEQDKLLQHLEKELEVSTDIPATLTPHLDNSLPKFGAANRNEVLYKS, encoded by the coding sequence ATGCTGGAATTATTAGGATCAGGTTTGTTTTCTCTATGGCTAGAAATGGCTAAGGTGCCAATTCAACCCTTAGAAGCCTTGAGTGTCTTGGCTTGGCAAGGTAGCTCTAACTTGATTCTTGTCCCTGATCCCAGCCCAGCAGGTGCTATTACAGTCCAAGAATATCTCAAGAGTTTAATCACATCAAAATTAATTGACCAAACTCTCATGTCCTCTCAGGGGATTTGGTTGCAGTCGGGACCAATGCTAATGGCTAATCATCAAGGGACTGTACCTTTACCCGCTGCTTCCTTAACTAAGGTTGCTACTTCATTGGTGGCTTTGAAAGCTTGGGGACCCAATCACCAATTTGAGACTTTAGTTAGTAGCACTGGACCGTTAGTAAATGGGGTGGTGCAGGGTGATTTGGTGATTACTGGTAGTGGTGATCCGATGTTTGTGGGGGAGGAAGCGATCGCTCTGGGAAATACTTTGAATAAAATAGGTATTAAGCAAGTTAAGGGAAATTTGGTAATTACTGGGGCTTTTGCCATGAATTTCCAACGTCATCCCCTGCTTGCCGGTCAATTACTCAAACAAGCACTAAATCACCAAACTTGGTCGCGTTCTGTGGTTTTCCAATACTCAATTATGCCCAAAGGAACACCTAAACCCCAAGTGATTATTGCTGGTAATATTAAAGTAGACCCTCAACCTAAAGTTGGGCAAACTTTACTGGTACGTCATCTTTCCTTACCTTTGCAAAAAATCATTAAGGAAATGAACGTTTTCAGTAATAACGATATTGCGGAAATGTTAGCCGATTCTGTGGGAGGGGCAGATGTAGTTAGCACCACAGCATCCCAACTTGCTAGATTCCCCCAGTCAGAAATTCTCTTGATTAATGGTTCTGGTTTAGGGAAAGAAAATCGAATTTCTCCCAGAGGTGTTTGTGCTATGTTCATGGCATTGCAACGGGAAGCTAGTTCCTATCAGTTGACTTTGGCTGATTTATTTCCCACCTCTGGACTAGACCACCGAGGGACAATACATTCTCGACATATGCCAAAAGCGACTGTGATGAAAACCGGTACTCTCAATGATGTTAGTGCTTTAGCTGGAGTTGTCCCCACACGCGATCGCGGTTTGGTGTGGTTTACAATTATCAATCGTGGTGGAAATGTATCAGCTTTTCGGACTGAACAAGATAAACTTCTCCAACATTTAGAAAAAGAATTAGAAGTATCTACTGATATTCCGGCTACCCTCACACCTCATTTAGATAATTCTTTACCAAAATTTGGTGCAGCCAATCGCAATGAAGTTTTGTATAAAAGCTAG